DNA from Asticcacaulis excentricus:
TTTCAGGCCGGTGACCAGGCTGGCGGAAATGACTGTACCTGCCATGACCTGATAGGGTGACACTGGTGTCTGCATCTGGTGGCCGTTGTAGATGCCGCCATAGCCTTTGCGGTCGACAAAATCGGGCTTGGCGAGAGACACACCTTCGGTCGGGCCGACCGGCACCGGCGACATCACGACATCCAGCGGTCGGATGTCAGACGGTGGGGCCTTTTCCGCGACCGTTGAGAGGCGAGGCGCTATCTGGAAGAACACCTCACTGACGGTCGCGGGCGCGGACACGCCACCGCCTCCGGCATTGCCAGACCGCCACTCCTGCGCGGGCACTTGCGTTTCCCGGAGAGATGGATCTCCCGGATAGGCCCGGATGCCGTACCCAGCCTGGAAGGCGAGCGCTGTTTCAAAGAAGTCGAGACGACCAAGAGCGGGGAACTCATCAAGCATCATCAACAATTGATGACGGCTACGCTTGGCGAGATCACCCTCCAGCCGTTCGGTGAGCCGCCGACCGATCTGGTTCAGCATCAGGCGGACCAGAGGCTTTGTGCGCGAGATGTCTGACGGTGGGATCACGAGATAGAGCGACATCGGGCTCTCGGCATTGACCAGATCCGCGATACGCCAGTCGCAGGTAGATGTCGTCGCGGCGACGACCGGGTCCTGATAGAGGCTGAGGAAGGACATAGCGGTCGAGAGCACACCTGAGCGTTCGTTAGGGGCTTTGTTGAGGATGTCTCGGGCGGCTGACGCCACGACCGGATGCACACGCGGCGGTTCGCCCTCGCCGCCCAAATGATTGGTGGCAAGCATGCAGTTCATCGCGTCTACGAGGCTGCGATCGGGGTCAGAGAGGAAACGGGCCACGCAGGCCAGCGTCTTTTCCGGTTCGGCGTAAAGCACATGAAGAATGGCGCCTACCAGTAGGGAATGACTGTTTTTTTCCCAATGCGAGCGCCGCTCGAGTGCCCCTTCCGGGTCAACCAGGATGTCTGCGATACTCTGAACATCGCGGACTTCATTGATGCCTTTGCGCACTTCCAGAAGGGGGTTGTAACGAGCTGAGCGCAGATTGGTCGGGTTGAAAAGGACCGCGTGGGAAAACCGCGACCGCCATCCCGCTGTTAGGTCCCAGTTTTCGCCTTTGATGTCATGGACGATAACGGAACCGGTCCATGACAACAGGGTTGGCACGACGAGTCCCACGCCCTTGCCTGACCGCGTGGGCGCAAACGCCAGAACGTGTTCCGGGCCCTCATGGCGCAGATATTCCGGGCCGACCCGACCCAGAAAAACACCGCGTTCGCGGAGAAGACCCGCTCGGCTTATCTCCTTCAAAGACGCCCATCGCGCCGAGCCATAGGTCGTGACGCGGCGCGACTGACGAGCGCGCCATACCGACGCAGCCACCGCCGCAACACAACCGAGGGCGCCGCTTGACGCCGCCAAGAGGCCACAGCGATGGAAAACCGCCGGTGCTTAGGCCTCGTAATGGAACCACCAGGCAAACACCTGCCAGGGCCGATAGACCGGCCAGGCTGAAACCCGAAACCACGGAGCGCCCAGTTGCGTCTGATAGGCGAGTTGATGCGCCGCCCATTGCGTCGATGCCCATATCCCGAGGATGACGATCCCGAGGACAAGACCTATCTGACCGATGAGGAATTTCGTTGGCGTCACGGATCTGCCTCGCTGCGCTCAGCATCCGGCTGCGCGTATGAGACAGGATCATCGAAGCGGGCGAGATTTCATATCTACGCCTCGTACGCCCTCACTACCCTTACGCCGACTCTCAACCCGGGCGCAGCCGCGCCTGCCCGACAAGGCCGGAGTTTTGTAAAGGGTATGACCGCTGAGGTTACTGAGAGGCCAGGCCATGTTTTAAACCCATTAGAATTTACTCAGCTCTCAATTCATGATAATTATCCTTCCATAGGAGAATAATTATGCCAGCGCTGTCCCGAACCTTTACCCCTGCCCAGGCTGCTGCCGTTACAGGTGTGGATGTAAAAGCGGTGCACAACGCAATCGACAAGCACATCGTGATTGCTCAATCCCGGCCGGGCATTGTGAAGTCGAAACGCATACTGTCTGATCTGGCAGTTCTGAAACTCAAACTCTGGAAAGAAGTCGGGGGCGCTTTAAGCCAGGAGCGAAGGCTTGCGCTCTTTGCAGAGATTGAGCGAGAGCCAAAGGTGAGAACGGTCAAGGCCGGTGACTATCTCATCGTCGACGTCGCGGCGGCTCGGAAGGAAATCGAGAAAGCCGTGAAGGACCTGACAGAGGCGGAATCGGACGTCACGGCAGATCCGGCCGTGTTGGGTGGTGAACCCGTCTTCAAAGACACGCGCATCCCTGTACGGCTTGTGGCCACCATGCTGCGCGACGGGGCGTCTGAGGCCGAACTCCTTGAGGGGTATCCGAAACTCAACGCGCGGCGGCTGGAACTGGCACGGGTCTGGGCGGCTGCGCATCCGGCCGTGGGGCGCCCCAAAAAGCTGCCGGACAGAAGCGGCACCCTCCGGTCCAGCGTGTCACTTGGAAAGCTGTCGGGCGTGGGCGCGTGAGGTTCCTGATCGACGAGTGTCTCCACACATCACTGGTAGAGGTGGCGCAGCAGGCTGGTCATCAGTGCGATCATGTCAACTGGCTCGGGCTCAGCGGCACCACGGACTGGGACCTCATGCCTCGGATTATCGAGGGCGACTATACCTTCGTCACCAACAACGCGGCCGATTTCCGACGTCTGTACCGCCGAGAACCCCTCCACGCGGGTCTGGTTATAATCATTCCGCAGGTCCCGCCTGCACGGCAACGCGAGCTCCTCGCGGCCCTATTGACTCACCTTGGTCCCGAGGGTCAGCTGGTAAACCAAGTCGTCGAGATTGTGATCGACGGCGATGAGGTGAGGCTCGAGGTTTACGACCTGCCTGAAGATTGACTACCCTCATAAACCAGAGCCCGATGACCACGTGGCTACATGTCTCCCTGCTCACCATCACCATCACCATCACCATCACCATCAAAGGCCCATTGGTTCCTCCAGTGGATACCTGACCAAGGGTATTGCCAATGCCTGTCCGGGAGGGCAAGTCAGGGACTTTCAATCGGAGACAGACCTATGAATACCTCTGACCTCATCGACAAAATCGCAACGGAACACGGCGTGACCAAGACGGCGGCCAAGGCCATCGTTGACACGATCTTTGGCAGCATCGTGGAAGCGGCCGTTCTAGGGCAGGAAGTCAACTTTCCGAGCTTCGGCAAGTTCAAGGTCCAGGATAAGCCCGCGCGCGAAGGGCGAAACCCGTCGACGGGTGCCACCATTCAGATCGCCGCCTCAAAGAAGCTGGTCTTCCAGCCGGGCAAGGCGGTCAAGGATCGCCTGAACGCGTAACCCCACCTCCAAACGGCAAAAGCCCCGGGATGTCCCCGGGGCTTTTCATAGGCATTGGCACGAGGGATGCCGCAAGACAGGCCCTCGAAACGATGCTCTGAGCCTATGCCTTCGCCCGACGCGCAGGCTTTGCTGCCACCTGAGACGCCGCCTTGCGTCCCCCTTGTCCCAGCCCGATTTGCTTGGCCAGATTGGACCGGGCCTCGGCATAGGCTGGGGCGACCATCGGGTAGTCTTTGGGAAGGTTCCACTTGGCTCGATATTCGTCGGGGGTCAGGTTGTATTTCGAGGCCAGATGGCGCTTCAGAGATTTGAAGCGACGACCATCTTCCAGACAGATAATGTAGTCCGCGCCAATCGACTTTTTTATGGAGACGGCGGGCGTCTTTGTTTCAGGTTCGGCAACGGGAGCAGATGCCAGACCGTTCAAAGCGACCGAGACGCTGTGTATCAGCTGCGGCAACTCGGCCGCAGGCACAGAATTATTGCTTACATAGGCCGTGACGATTTCAACGACGAGATTGGTCGTATCTGCTTTTTGTTCCAATGTCTGTTGCCCTATACCGTCTTCAAGACGATTACTGTTAAAGGTAGTGTCTGTGACCACTATCCTTTAGCCCGCTCTTCGTCAAAAGTCATGTTAGACACGTCAGGACCTCTGGCAAACGCGCCATCCTAGGCCTGGATCCGCACGACAATCAGATCAACAAGGTTGGCGCCCATGGCGGACGGGTGTGCGCGTGACCGAAAGCCCCGGCCTTGCGCGAACTGGTCGAGTTCT
Protein-coding regions in this window:
- a CDS encoding DUF433 domain-containing protein produces the protein MPALSRTFTPAQAAAVTGVDVKAVHNAIDKHIVIAQSRPGIVKSKRILSDLAVLKLKLWKEVGGALSQERRLALFAEIEREPKVRTVKAGDYLIVDVAAARKEIEKAVKDLTEAESDVTADPAVLGGEPVFKDTRIPVRLVATMLRDGASEAELLEGYPKLNARRLELARVWAAAHPAVGRPKKLPDRSGTLRSSVSLGKLSGVGA
- a CDS encoding DUF5615 family PIN-like protein, yielding MRFLIDECLHTSLVEVAQQAGHQCDHVNWLGLSGTTDWDLMPRIIEGDYTFVTNNAADFRRLYRREPLHAGLVIIIPQVPPARQRELLAALLTHLGPEGQLVNQVVEIVIDGDEVRLEVYDLPED
- a CDS encoding HU family DNA-binding protein, with protein sequence MNTSDLIDKIATEHGVTKTAAKAIVDTIFGSIVEAAVLGQEVNFPSFGKFKVQDKPAREGRNPSTGATIQIAASKKLVFQPGKAVKDRLNA
- a CDS encoding MucR family transcriptional regulator yields the protein MEQKADTTNLVVEIVTAYVSNNSVPAAELPQLIHSVSVALNGLASAPVAEPETKTPAVSIKKSIGADYIICLEDGRRFKSLKRHLASKYNLTPDEYRAKWNLPKDYPMVAPAYAEARSNLAKQIGLGQGGRKAASQVAAKPARRAKA